In the Rhodothermales bacterium genome, TTTACGATTACCCTTACCAACCAGGGTCCGGACGAAGCGACGGGCATTCGCATAGAAGATCGGATGCCGGCCGGGCTGGTATATGTCGACTACGCCGGCGACGGCACGGTCGTCCTCAACGCCAGCTCCTTGGAGATCGCCATCGACGCCCTCGCGGCTGGCGCTTCCGTGACCGGAACGCTCACCGCACGCGTCGAAACCATGCTGCCGGTCGAAAACGTGGTCGAGGTCATGGCCGCGGAGCCGCCCGACCCCGATTCGACACCCGGCAACGGAGATACTTCGGAGGACGACTGGGCCTCGGCCGCCGTCACCCCGGGGAGCACCTCGGGGGGCGGCGACGGCGGCATCGAGAGCGACGGCAACATGGCCTCCCAGCTTGCGCGGCGTATGTTCACTCGCCGGCAGGACGCCCAGGCCGCCCGAGCCCTCCGCGCCGCACCGGAGCCCGTGCCGTTTCATGCGCAGACGCTCAAGGGCGAACGCGTGTACGGGCTGGCTTCCGATAACGTCGCCGGCATCATCCCCGAAGAAGGGCCCCAGTTCAGCCGCGCCTTCGAGGTCTCCCCGGTCGACTTGCTCGATTTCACCAATGCGACGAGCGTGCTCGCAGTGGATTACATCCGCCTCGACGGCCGGCGCGTGGCCGCGATCTTCACGGCCACGTCGGCCTCCGGCGAGTTGTACGACCATACCAAAGTCACCTGCGACCGCCTCGGCGGCGGCATGCTCAGCGATGTACGGACGGTGACCGTGAACGAGCAACCGTTCATCCTGTCCAAGCTGCACCAGCCGAACGGCGAGATCGACTACGCGATCAGCTTCGTGGCCTACCGCCAGGGCGATCGGTACACGATCGATAGCCGATTCGCCCCCCGAGAGTACGACGTGCCCGACGGCATCGACGAGGTCATCAACATGCAAATCTGGAGCGTCGCTCCCGAATTCACGCAGGCGCTGTTGAGCGACCTGCTTGGCCGGCTCGGCCAGCGCGGCTACGTGACCTACGCCAACGACGACACCCAAGCGCCGAGCGTGTTCGTGGTGGACGGCACCTACCGCCAGGGCTCGCTTCGTCTTCGCCTCGCCAACCGCGTCGGCCCGACGCAGGTCACCCTCCGCGGCTCCCTGGCGATGACCGAAAGCGACGCCGACAACCGGATTCGAACCCCCTTCATGCGGACGATCGCGCTGCCGGCCCCCGCCCCGGGCACGCACTATTCGACGGTCGACGTCGAGGTGGGCGCCGTCTACGACGCCGCCTTCTTCGTCGAACACGAAGCCTCTGCAAGCTACGACCAGATCTACCATGCCGACGGCCCCTGGAGCTTCGCCGCAGGCGAACAGACCACAGTCGACGCCTTCGAGACGCACGGCTTCCGGCAGACGTTCGTCGGCGACCGCTATGTCGTCGAGCGCGGCGGTACGTTGGACGGCACGGTGACCGACTGGGCGAGCCTGTTCCGCTACCTGCGCCCCGATGGCGAGCCGGTCGACCTGTCCGACTA is a window encoding:
- a CDS encoding T9SS type A sorting domain-containing protein; protein product: MPYLLYADAPISAASVHPTLKRSLPLLAAFALHILTAGGVFAQSQVIDFESLMEGQIVRSVTATGGYGDISVWGTNPGCAANAAVIYATTCPGGCSGDDEDLGTPNETYGGPGIGSGGEAGSAYPNDRPLGNVLIVQQGCGTLNSDPVADPRDHGGNTTLRLDFPTPISVTAFTALDVETHESMIVEFLDAAGAVVTAVAPPATGDNGKVVVATNAVDISTMRVTRQGSGALDNITFTPGASADLEIAKTVDNPAPDSGATVVFTITLTNQGPDEATGIRIEDRMPAGLVYVDYAGDGTVVLNASSLEIAIDALAAGASVTGTLTARVETMLPVENVVEVMAAEPPDPDSTPGNGDTSEDDWASAAVTPGSTSGGGDGGIESDGNMASQLARRMFTRRQDAQAARALRAAPEPVPFHAQTLKGERVYGLASDNVAGIIPEEGPQFSRAFEVSPVDLLDFTNATSVLAVDYIRLDGRRVAAIFTATSASGELYDHTKVTCDRLGGGMLSDVRTVTVNEQPFILSKLHQPNGEIDYAISFVAYRQGDRYTIDSRFAPREYDVPDGIDEVINMQIWSVAPEFTQALLSDLLGRLGQRGYVTYANDDTQAPSVFVVDGTYRQGSLRLRLANRVGPTQVTLRGSLAMTESDADNRIRTPFMRTIALPAPAPGTHYSTVDVEVGAVYDAAFFVEHEASASYDQIYHADGPWSFAAGEQTTVDAFETHGFRQTFVGDRYVVERGGTLDGTVTDWASLFRYLRPDGEPVDLSDYGNLSFSAYGEGRVRLVIEKAGIDTWDQFGYTFELSPEPTTHQINFADFRRSLVQGDAFDANDVTLLAFYALGNGNTTTPFTIHIEHMSFGLDGADSPAGLPLEFGLEQNYPNPFNPTTEIAFMLSEASDVRMAVYDMLGREVAVLLEGLQPAGRNTVAFEASNLPSGLYLYRIETSKGETAKLMSLMK